From the Nostoc sp. PCC 7107 genome, the window CGATGAAAAGATTCTTAATTAAATTTAACTTAATTTTAATACAGCTTGGCTGAAGACAACAAAATTTAAGATGTAGAGGGCGATCGCGGGTGGAGACGCTAAACCAGCGATATCGTTCACTGGGACTGCGATCGCGTAGTTTTGAGTAAAATAAACTGTCTACTCACTCCAGTAATCTAAATTTAACTCCGTAACAAAAAATACATTAAAAAATAGCTAATTACTAATAAAAAATGAATTTAATTAATATAGCGGTAGTCGCATATCTTAGGACAATGTGAAAGCTTGAATACCAGGAATAATAAAACTTTTCCTCCTGCCTCCTGCCCCCTGCTATAGTTGCCAGCTTGTAGGGTGGGCAAAATCTTGCTCACCCTACGGGTTTAATTGATGCCTTGGAGTTTGCGAGTACTATCAACTAAGCTTTGAGCAAATTCGTCAAATCGTTGAGAGAGTTTTTCATCTAACAACTTACCTTCCGGGTTAAAAGCACTCCATGCTTGTCCAATGGCAATTTGTTCAGGAATTACCCAACCATGCACCCAGCGGACAATTAACCGTAAATCATTGAGAGCGTTGCTATTAGATTGACCTCCCAAAACGCTAATGAGTCCTGTAACTTTCCCTGAAAGTTCTGTAAAACTCATTAAATCAAGAGCATTTTTCAGCACGCCACTCACGCCACCATGATACTCTGGTGTCGCCAAAATTAATCCGTTAGCACCACTGACAGTCTCACGTAAGCGCTGCACATCTGGATATTCTGGATATTCTTTTTCACCGTTGCAAAATGGTAGCTGTAATTGCCGTAAATCTAAAATTTCCACATCTGCGCCTATGGCTTCTAACCTTTTTGCTGCCACTTGTAAAGCTAACTGTGTATAGGAGTTATGTCTTAAGCTACCACCAATGCCCACAATCTTGACCATAAATTCCCCGTCCATTACAAATATGAAGTCTGAAGCCTGAAAATTAAGAAAGAATAATACTAATGAATTATCAGTATAGAAACATGATTGCAAGTCGTAGTCGTTACGACTATGTTTATCATAGCGAGTTATGGTTTTGCAGTCAAATTTGTTTAATACCGAGTGATTAAAGAGAAAAAAATCAATAAAAACTGTACTAATGTTTATAGTCGGCCAAGCTTTGTTTATCAACATCCTACCCAGGAGTATAATTTATCCCACTAAGATAGGATTCCTTGAGTAGCATGGGTAAAGAGAGTAGGGAATAGTTTTGTGATGAAGTTAGACTAGATAAAAACAGTCATTTCCAGTTATTGCAATTTTTGCTAGAAAAATAGGCATAAAACCAGCGCGAAGCTCATGCCAGCAGAACAAGGGTAAATAATATGAAAATTTTCAGGAGAAAGGCATTGATGCAACAGCGATCGCCCATAATCAAACCAACTACGGCCAAGCCAGAGTTAGGCAAAATGAACCAAAAGCGAACGCCCAAATCTGTTGCTTGGTCTGGGGCGCTAATCGCCAGTTTAATGATGTTGCCAAATATTCTTGGCGGTACACCTGCCTTGGCACAAAGAGCAGAGCGCGAAATAAGTTATGGTGAGTTGATTAAAAGAACCGAAAAAGGCGAAGTCAAAAAAGTCGAGTTAGACGAAACCGAACAAACAGCCAAAGTATATTTACAAGGGCAGAAGCCAGATACACCACCTCTACAAGTCAGGCTTTTAAATCAAAATACAGAGTTAATTAATAAACTCAAAGCGAAAAACGTCGATTTTGGTGAGGTGTCTTCAGCTAACAGTCGAGCCGCAGTCGGTTTGTTAATTAACCTGATGTGGATTTTGCCTTTAGTAGCTTTAATGTTACTATTCCTGCGTCGTTCGACAAATTCTTCTAGCCAAGCCATGAACTTTGGCAAATCCAGAGCGCGGTTTCAAATGGAAGCCAAAACCGGCGTAAAATTTGACGATGTGGCAGGTGTTGAAGAAGCTAAAGAAGAACTCCAAGAAGTCGTTACTTTTTTGAAGCAGCCAGAAAGATTCACCGCTGTCGGCGCACGCATTCCTAAAGGTGTGTTGTTAGTTGGGCCGCCAGGAACAGGTAAAACCTTACTCGCAAAAGCGATCGCTGGGGAAGCTAGCGTACCATTTTTTAGTATTTCCGGCTCAGAATTTGTGGAAATGTTTGTTGGTGTGGGTGCTTCCCGTGTCCGCGATTTGTTTAAGAAAGCCAAAGAAAATGCGCCCTGTCTAATATTTATTGATGAAATCGACGCTGTAGGTAGACAACGGGGTGCGGGTATTGGTGGCGGTAACGATGAACGAGAACAAACTCTCAACCAGTTGCTGACCGAAATGGATGGTTTTGAAGGTAATACAGGCATCATTATTATTGCCGCTACCAACCGTCCCGATGTTTTAGACGCAGCCTTATTGCGTCCCGGACGTTTTGACAGACAAGTAATGGTTGATGCACCAGATTTAAAAGGGCGATTAGAAATATTGCAAGTTCACGCCCGTAATAAGAAAATTGACGAGAGTGTGTCATTAGATGCGATCGCTCGTCGCACACCTGGGTTTACTGGTGCAGATTTAGCCAACTTACTCAACGAAGCCGCCATTCTCACCGCCAGAAGACGCAAAGAGGCAATCACCATCTTAGAAATCAACGATGCAGTTGACCGAGTAGTTGCGGGGATGGAAGGTACACCCTTAGTAGATAGTAAAATTAAACGCTTAATTGGCTATCACGAAGTTGGCTATGCCATAGTCGGAACCTTGCTCAAAGACCATGACCCAGTACAAAAAGTATCCTTGATTCCGCGCGGACAATCACGGGGTTTAACTTGGTTCACTCCTGACGAAGAACATTTTTTAATGTCGCGATCGCAACTAAAAGCCAGAATTACCGCTGTCTTAGGTGGTAGAGCCGCCGAAGAAGTCATTTTTGGTTTACCGGAGATCACTGGCGGGATGCGCGAAAACCGCAAATTAGAATATGCTACATCCATAGCACGGCAGATGGTGACACAGTATGGGATGTCGGAAATCGGGCAATTTTCCTTAGAAGCTCCCAACAGTGAAGTATTTCTGGGGCGTGACTGGATGAGCAAATCCGAATATTCCGAAGAAATTGCCTCTCAAATTGATCGGAAAGTACGGGAAATTGTCAGCCAATGCTATGACACCGCAAAACGCCTGATTCAAGAAAACCGCACATTAGTTGACCATTTAGTAGAGACTTTGATTGAGCAAGAAACAATTGATGGAGAGCAATTTAGACAAATTGTCTCTGAACATCAGGATAAGCAAGTAGTGGATGCAGTGACTGTCGCTGTACCTAATTAAAGGTTTAAGATTGCCGATATGTAGAGATGTTGCATGACAACATCTCTACATAATTATGCGACTTTACAATAGTCTGCGTTGTTCTCCCCACTTGCGTAGTCTTAAAGCCAACAACAACATTAAAACCCCAAAGACAATCGCATAAGCAGCCATTATCCACAAAATTGCCAATGCTCCAGCTATAGGCCAAATAATTAGCAGAACGCCAAAAATTAGGGATGCAATACCTGCTGCTATGAGCAACCATTCATTTTCAATGTCTTGGCGCAGCTGATTTGCTGTAATAATCTCGAATATACCAGTGATAATTGCCCAAGCAGCTATTAAATAAAGCAAAATTAGTGCAGTGATTCCTGGCCAAATAAATGCCATGACTCCCACTGCAACTCCAATTGCGCCTTCTATTACCAACAACCATCCGTGGATATTGCCAAGATGATCTTTAAATCCAGCGATCGCTAATAATATTCCACCACCTAGCGCAAACGCAGCAAACAGAAATACCAAAGCTGTTAAAGTAATTCCCGGCCAAAATAGTGCGGTTAAGCCAAATATGATAGCGAGTGTTCCACGCAATGCGAGTGTCCACCAATTTCTTGCTAACCGGATTCCTATCCTCATCGGATCAAAATTCTCTGTCATAGATTTAATCCATGAAATTAGAGAGCAGAAGGAAAAGTACTGAAGGGGTGACAAAAAAGTTATAAAGCAGACTGGATAAGAGTCATAGCCCGTAGACCTTGTTGAAAATATGGCAGTTTACTGGGCTTGAGGCGCATCAATTCATGAGCTAAATCAGCCCAAAATTCCATTGCCCCTACCCATAACTGACCATACAAACCAATCCAAAAAGCACTATGTCGGCGGTGCAATCGTTGTAACTCCTTCAGACGACCAACATATTTTTGTAGTCCAGAGGAGCGAGAATTACGACCAACTAAAATAGCACAAGTATAGGCAATAGCAATTAATAAAATCAGTGCTATCAAACGTTGACCATCAGCATAAGTAGATTCGAGATTATACCCCCCAGTTTTACAATCTTTAAACATGGCTTCGATACCACTCCGCAACTTAAATGCTTTAATGGCATCTTTGAGACTATCAAGGTTAGTTAATAAAAACCAGCCAGCAGGCTCAACAACTCCACGATATTTGCGCTTGTAATATCCGGCGAGATTAAAAATTGGCAAACCCTTTCTGTTTAGTTGCTTGAATCCCTGTCAAAAAAAACGAGATGCCAGGAGTTAATCCCAAAGATTGTAAGCGTTGGTGTGATTGGTTTTCTTGCCGAATATAAGTACCTTGTTTCTGACGCAATACAAAGTCAATGCCCTTGCTATGTAACCAATTTGCTAGTTTTATACTGTGGAATTCTCTATCTCCCAGTACCAGCATTTGATATCCCTTAAATAACTGCAATAGTGGACGAATTAATTTTTTCTGCTCTCCCAAATTGCTACATCCTTTTTTAGGTAACAATAGCCAGTACACAGGTATTGCTCTTTTTTGTTCTATTAAACTAATTACAAATACATTTTGTGAACGCCATTGTGTTCTATCAATCGCAAATATTAGCCGTTTCTCTCCTCTTTTCAGACTATTTTTCACCCATCGTTTGAGCAGGGGAAACCACAGATATGGAATCGACAACTGAGGTAGTAGTAAAAAATCTTTGTATACTCCGCCTCCGACTTTCAAATTTTATCGGTTGTGGAAATACTGTTGCTAGTTTCTCAATTGTCACAGTTTTATGAAATTGCAATAGCATTAGTAAGATTTCTAGCATCTTGTACTGTGCGGGTGTCAGTACATTTTGAAAGCAGTTTTGGTAGAATTTAGGTAACATTATCATTTGATAGGTCTTGTTGAGAATACCTGACCTATCTTTTTTTACCCCAAAACGGTCACGCTCCTCTATTTTCTTGGCTTCAGCCGCTTTGTCACCCCTTCAGGGAAAAGTATTTGGTGGTTCACCCATTTCCTCACAAGTGCTGCGGTTTAGGGTTTGCACACTATTTGTATAAAAATTTGTTCTTTAACTGTCATTAAATACGCATATTTACGCACAAGTTCCTTATAAGTGCGTGTATCTATATCATGTTGAAAAATCAATTATTACTCAGTAATTTAAAGATTCTTGGTTCAGCATCACTATGTGAGCTAAGACTCATCGCTATTACACCTATTTAATAAATGGCGTTGCTTGCTAAACTCAGCATAAAAATTTCTTACTCTTCTTCCATCTGACTAATGGTGCATGGTGCTAGATAGATTAATCTTCCTGGGGAAAGACGTACGTGAGAAAACTTTTAATATGGCCTTGCGATTTTTACCTTGGTTGTGACATACTCAAAACAATAAATACGGTAAATCTATCGAGTTGGTGGTGTTTAGACTTTGAAAGTTTGGCGGGTGGACAAGCGTTTGACCCGTTGCTAACCGTACAGCCAGGAATAAACAATGCTAAAAGACGCGCAAGGACTTGAAGTAACAACCGATTCACCAGCAGCGATCGCAGCCATCAACCAGTTTATGGAACAATCCCTCAGTTATGGCAAAGATACTGAAGCTGTGATTCTTGAAGGTGTAAAAGCAGATCCAGGCTGTGCAATGGTTTATGCCTATACAGCGGCTTATTATCTGACGCAAGAAAATGCTCAGGCGTGGAAACAAGCGAGACCTTATTTGCAAGCGGCGCAATGCCATTTAGTCGGAATCACAAAACGAGAACGATTGTATATTCAGGCGATCGCCGCTTGGGCGATGGGAGCAATTGATCAGGCGATCGCCCTACACGAAGAATTAGCCGCAAATTATCCGCGTGATTTAATTTCGGTACAACAGGGACAATATCACTACTTCTATTTAGGCGATAAAGAAAGATTACTCAAAATCGCCCAAAACGTTCTAATTGCTAATCCAGAAAATCATTATTTATACGGTATGGTGGCCTTTGGTTTAGAACAATGCCATCAACTAGAACAAGCCGAAGCAATGGGTCGAAAAGCAACCACCATCAATCGCTATGATCCTTGGGCGCATCATGCAGTTGCCCACGTTATGGAAACTCAAGGCAGAGTAGATGAGGGTATCGCTTGGATGGAAAGCCTGGCTGATACCTGGGAAAACTGCAACTCTATGTTGTACACACACAATTGGTGGCATATAGCGCTTTATTACCTAGAGCGAGGTGATATGCAGAAGGTATTAGCTATATACGATACTCATGTGTGGGGTCGGGCAACCAAAGAATCTCCCAAAGATCAGGTAGGAGCGATCGCATTGTTGTTAAGGCTAGAGTTGCGCGGAGTTAATGTCGGTAATCGTTGGCAAGATTTAAGCACTTATTTGTTGCCGCGGATTGATGAACATGCCTTACCCTTTCAAGATTTGCACTATATCTATGCCTTAGCCAGAGCTAGACGATTTGACTGGGTGAATGAGATGTATCTGAGTATGCAAAAACATTCTCAGAGCATTAATCCATACTTGCGTCAGAACTGGTTAAAAGTAGCAATTCCGGCAGCCAGAGGGATGATTGCCCATGCCAAAGGTGAGTATTCCATCGCTAAATCTGAATTAAAAATCGTCTTACCACTACTGCATCGGATCGGTGGTAGTCATACTCAACGAGTCTTATTTGAGCAGATATATCGAGATGCAATTTGGCATAGTGAAAAACAAACTCAGGTTTATGCCATTGCTACTGCAAAAGAAAAGGTAACTACTTCACAACAACTCGTAGCAGGTATCCTCAATGACCGACAATAATTGAGTACTATTTCCAGCTTGAGGACTAGATTGATCATGATTCGTTCACTCACAGCGATCGCCCAGCGACATCTATTAAAGATTACTCTTGTAATATTTATCACCATAGCTAGTAGCTGCATCCTACCTACTCCTACTTGGGCAGATTCTTCTAACTTGGGAGTTGATCATGGTCATCTAACTTCTTGTCCAAGTTCTCCAAACTGCGTTGTTAGTCAAGACGCTGATGTCGAACATAGCATTGACGCGATCGCATATCATACAGACCGCGATACAGCACGAGCCACCTTACTCAAAGTTCTCACTGTTGTGCCGCGCACAGAGGTGATAGAACAGACAGATAATTACATCCACGCTCTTTCTAAAAGCCGGATATTCAAATTTGTTGATGATGTGGAGTTTTATTTTCCTACTGATGAGTCAGTGATTCATATTCGTTCTGCGTCTCGCGTTGGACAGTCTGATCTTGGTGTGAACCGCAGACGTTTAGAGCAAATTCGTTTAGCTCTGCGCGATTTAAATATTTAGTATATTACTGGCGATCGCTAACCAATTACCTCATAACCTGCCTGAATTGCAGTATTGTAGATTGTAGCGATCGCCTGATAATCTGACCAATCCATAGTAGCGAAACGCTTCACACCAACTTTTTGCATCGCGGTTTGAAGTTCTGCATCTGGGTGGAGTAAAGCTGCTTGCACCTGCTGAATCAATGATTGATCTAAATGTTGGGCTGCGACTAAAGGCGGCATCGGACATGGGCCGATAGATTCTACTACTCGTATATGCTGCGATAAATCGGGACAATCTCGTAGTTCTTGCTCCAAGACTACACTATCAATACCTGCACAATCCGCCAGCCCCTCAATTACCCAACGAATTGAACGCTGATGAAACCCCGATTGTATCGTCTTTCCAAAAAACCTTTTTGGGTGTTTGCCTTGTATTAACCGATGTCGAAGTAAATTATAGCCACTATTAGAGCCAGGGTCGTTGTAACACAGGACTTTATCAGCCAAATCTGCAAAGCTGTATAAATAGCTGTTTGCATTGACAATCACATCCGTAAAGTAAACCGGACGATTTTGATAGCGTGGTGCTTCCATCACTGGCGCAACTATAGGCTGCAACTGATTTGCCACCACTTGATGATATCTAACTAAAGGTAAGCCACAGATAAATGCTAGGTCTAGCTGCTCTGTTAATAGTATTGGGTCTGCTAGGGGGTCATATTTACTGGCTTGCAGTTGGGTTTCCACTCCCACAATCCGACCAATGTAAGCCATAATTGCTTCATAAAACCAGAACCAATTAGGTGCTAAGTGAGATACAACCCGCAGCTTTATTCGTTCACTCACTTACTACTCTCCATATCCAATTCATCTTGCTGTGTGGTAAATATCAGCAACTTGCGATAAGACCAATGAATGCTGAGGAACATTAGACTCATTAAGGTTAAAAACATAATGCTGAAAACTATTCCGTAGCTTTTAGTGTGCCACCACAAGCGGCGGGTAAATGCTGTTGCCAACAGCGCTGGCTGCAATATTTGATGAATATTTTGAGAATTATTTAAGCTGATAGTCAAGGATGCTGTGTTTTGCTGTGCAATTGCCATTTTTACTACCTTTTACGGCTAAATATCAAATACGGTATTTCGATAGAGTTAGTGATGTATATTAAATATCGCATAGCTTGAGGCAACAAGCAAGTTTTCAGCAAAGTATTTACATTGCCCCGTTTCTTCTTGATGATGTGTCACGCTGGTAATGAAGAATTTAATGCCTTATTTCAAGTCCCAGCGAGAATGTCTAATCAAGATTGGTTATCAAATTTGCGAAAAAACAGAGCGATCGCCGTTATCCGTGCCTCAAAAATAGAATTAGGAGAGCAGATGGCAATGGCGGTAGCATCTGGGGGAATGCAGCTAATAGAGATTACCTGGAATAGCGATCGCGCCGCAGAATTGATCGCTAAATTACGCATGAAATTACCTGATTGTCTGATTGGGACAGGTACATTATTCAACGTGCAGCAGTTACAAGATGCGATCGCCGCTGGATCGCAATTTTTATTTTCGCCTCATCTTGACATAGAAATGATTAACGCCGCCGTTACCAAAGATGTGCCGATTATTCCAGGGGCGCTGACTCCCACAGAAATTGTGAATGCTTGGCATCATGGCGCTAGTTGCGTGAAGGTATTTCCAGTGCAAGCCTTGGGAGGAGTCAGTTATATCAAGAGCTTACAAGCGCCGTTGGGGCATATTCCTTTAATTCCGACTGGTGGGGTAACGCTGGAAAATGCCCCAGAATTTATCCAAGCTGGGGCTGTGGCTGTGGGGTTAAGTAGTGAATTATTTCCGAAAAAGTTGGTAGCGGCAGAAAATTGGCAAGCGATCGCTCAACACACTAGTAACCTAATACAGAAATTAGCGTAACAAAATACACACTTACTGAATTTTTAGGCTACAAAGTAAAAAGGAAACAGTTCTTAAGACTCCCTCTTTCAACTGCATACATCATGAAAAGTCTGATTAATTCTCACCCCATACACCACTGGAAAAAATTGGTTATGGGTGCAGCAATATGTTTGAGTGTGATTGGTGTTGGCACAAATACAGTCACGGCCAGTTCCAAAAACGAGACAATCAAACAAAACATCCAAACTCTACAAAAATCTGACCAACGTTGGATTCAAATTAATCTCTCAACCCAAAGATTAACAGCATGGGAAGGGAGAAAATCTGTTTATGCAGTGACTATTTCCACGGGTAAACAATCCACTCCCACAAGGATTGGTAGCTTTAAGATTCAATCTAAGCATAAATCAACCCGAATGCGCGGCAGAGACTATGACGTTCCCAACGTTCCCTATGCAATGTTTTACCAAGGTAACTACGGAATTCATGGAGCCTACTGGCATAAAAAATTTGGCACACCAGTAAGTCACGGTTGCATCAACGTCGCGCCTAACCATGCTAAATGGCTATTCAATTGGGCATCGTTAGGAACACCTGTGGTCATCCACAAGTAAAAAGTAAATCACAGCAAATCAAGACATTAGTGATTCCGGCTCCGGAATCGCAACAACTAGACTTGAAGTAAGAAATATAAGAGTAGAGTACTCTAGTCAGTTTATATATTTTTGCGTAAGTCCTGTGTAACACTACAAGTGCAAATATCAAATACAGTGGTTTGCACTTTTTCAACTCACAAAGTTAAATAAATCGCCGTCAATACTCGAATAAAGTTTAGATAACTTCAGCAGCGAGAGGCAAATCAACTCTAGGCACCAAGGTATAGAAATATAGGGGTATAAGTGATGAAAACCCGGATATTCTTACTTCTTCAGACCTAGTTACAAGATCCAACCTTGGTACGTAGCTGTTTTAGTAGTCTCACTTGATACTAGCATTGGCAGATGATTAACGTAGACATTCCATAAACAACTAGAAATTATTTTGGCAATTTGGAGTGTTTATGAAAACTACAACATATCTTTCGCGTTGTTAGCAGGTGATGCAGAATGCAAACCCGAAGTAGAACTGTTGGAATTCGTCGCTCAGGAAACTTTTGTACAGGTGTCGCGCTGCTGTTAGCAACTTTTTTATCCTCAGCGCTACCAACGGCTGACCCCAATTCTGTGATAGCTACAGCCGCGTCACTCAACAACAACATTAAAATATCTGACAGTCGGGGAGTATCCCAACCTCGCCGGATTGAAATTGATTTATCCCAGCAACGCTTACGAGCTTGGGATGGCGAAAAGCTGGTTTACAACTTCCCTGTATCTACAGGTAAACGCGCTACCCCTACACCCATTGGTAGATTTCATATTCAGTCGAAGTATCGCACTAATAGAATGCGGGGTAGGGGCTACGACATTTCTGATGTTCCTTATGCAATGTATTTTTATGAAGGCTATGCGATTCATGGCGCTTATTGGCATAACCGTTTTGGCACTCCAGTCAGCCACGGTTGTGTGAATTTACCAGTAAAGCAGGCGCGGAAGTTGTTCAACTGGACGAAGCCAGGGACTGTAGTAGTGGTGAAACGGTAAAACTTAATTTTGATGATTTGATTGAGGATAGGCTGCTGGCTTATCCTCAATTACTTTTTTGTGGGATTTATAACTTACACAAAAAACCTCTCAAACTGCTTTTCTCTGTGAACTCTGCGCCTCTGCGGTTGATTAATCCCTTAAGTCAAATGATTGCAGCGCCAAAAGTTCTAAAATGACTCCATTAGTCCAGCCAAAACCTATTTCATTAGAACTGTAACCAAAGCAAATCTCGTCAGAAACTTGTGCAGAACATCGCTCAACGTCATATTTTTCGACAAAAAAACCACATCTGGTAAATTCTTTAATCGCCATAGTGAGGAATTTATCAGCAATGTCATTGGCCTCTAAATGATATCCATAACGGTGCAGTCCTTGGACAGCAATCAATGTTAGTGGCCCCCAGCCAAAAGGCGCATCCCATTGATTTCCTGTAATGTGGGTACTGGTGAAAATTCCCCCAGGTGCGGCGAATAAAGTCAAATTTTTGACAATCTTTTGGGCTTGGGTAGGAGAAGCCAGTCCTGTCCACAGCGGATAAAAAGTAGTGGCAAACTCATAATGACGACGTTGGTCACTGTGGAAGTGATAGTCTAGGTAAAGCCCTTGGTCTTCATCCCATAAGTATTGATTGATACGCTCACGCCGG encodes:
- a CDS encoding L,D-transpeptidase, encoding MGAAICLSVIGVGTNTVTASSKNETIKQNIQTLQKSDQRWIQINLSTQRLTAWEGRKSVYAVTISTGKQSTPTRIGSFKIQSKHKSTRMRGRDYDVPNVPYAMFYQGNYGIHGAYWHKKFGTPVSHGCINVAPNHAKWLFNWASLGTPVVIHK
- a CDS encoding L,D-transpeptidase gives rise to the protein MQTRSRTVGIRRSGNFCTGVALLLATFLSSALPTADPNSVIATAASLNNNIKISDSRGVSQPRRIEIDLSQQRLRAWDGEKLVYNFPVSTGKRATPTPIGRFHIQSKYRTNRMRGRGYDISDVPYAMYFYEGYAIHGAYWHNRFGTPVSHGCVNLPVKQARKLFNWTKPGTVVVVKR
- a CDS encoding NADPH-dependent FMN reductase, with the protein product MVKIVGIGGSLRHNSYTQLALQVAAKRLEAIGADVEILDLRQLQLPFCNGEKEYPEYPDVQRLRETVSGANGLILATPEYHGGVSGVLKNALDLMSFTELSGKVTGLISVLGGQSNSNALNDLRLIVRWVHGWVIPEQIAIGQAWSAFNPEGKLLDEKLSQRFDEFAQSLVDSTRKLQGIN
- a CDS encoding bifunctional 4-hydroxy-2-oxoglutarate aldolase/2-dehydro-3-deoxy-phosphogluconate aldolase, coding for MSNQDWLSNLRKNRAIAVIRASKIELGEQMAMAVASGGMQLIEITWNSDRAAELIAKLRMKLPDCLIGTGTLFNVQQLQDAIAAGSQFLFSPHLDIEMINAAVTKDVPIIPGALTPTEIVNAWHHGASCVKVFPVQALGGVSYIKSLQAPLGHIPLIPTGGVTLENAPEFIQAGAVAVGLSSELFPKKLVAAENWQAIAQHTSNLIQKLA
- a CDS encoding tetratricopeptide repeat protein, which gives rise to MLKDAQGLEVTTDSPAAIAAINQFMEQSLSYGKDTEAVILEGVKADPGCAMVYAYTAAYYLTQENAQAWKQARPYLQAAQCHLVGITKRERLYIQAIAAWAMGAIDQAIALHEELAANYPRDLISVQQGQYHYFYLGDKERLLKIAQNVLIANPENHYLYGMVAFGLEQCHQLEQAEAMGRKATTINRYDPWAHHAVAHVMETQGRVDEGIAWMESLADTWENCNSMLYTHNWWHIALYYLERGDMQKVLAIYDTHVWGRATKESPKDQVGAIALLLRLELRGVNVGNRWQDLSTYLLPRIDEHALPFQDLHYIYALARARRFDWVNEMYLSMQKHSQSINPYLRQNWLKVAIPAARGMIAHAKGEYSIAKSELKIVLPLLHRIGGSHTQRVLFEQIYRDAIWHSEKQTQVYAIATAKEKVTTSQQLVAGILNDRQ
- a CDS encoding HdeD family acid-resistance protein, which gives rise to MTENFDPMRIGIRLARNWWTLALRGTLAIIFGLTALFWPGITLTALVFLFAAFALGGGILLAIAGFKDHLGNIHGWLLVIEGAIGVAVGVMAFIWPGITALILLYLIAAWAIITGIFEIITANQLRQDIENEWLLIAAGIASLIFGVLLIIWPIAGALAILWIMAAYAIVFGVLMLLLALRLRKWGEQRRLL
- a CDS encoding DUF1499 domain-containing protein, whose translation is MIRSLTAIAQRHLLKITLVIFITIASSCILPTPTWADSSNLGVDHGHLTSCPSSPNCVVSQDADVEHSIDAIAYHTDRDTARATLLKVLTVVPRTEVIEQTDNYIHALSKSRIFKFVDDVEFYFPTDESVIHIRSASRVGQSDLGVNRRRLEQIRLALRDLNI
- a CDS encoding phosphate/phosphite/phosphonate ABC transporter substrate-binding protein, with translation MSERIKLRVVSHLAPNWFWFYEAIMAYIGRIVGVETQLQASKYDPLADPILLTEQLDLAFICGLPLVRYHQVVANQLQPIVAPVMEAPRYQNRPVYFTDVIVNANSYLYSFADLADKVLCYNDPGSNSGYNLLRHRLIQGKHPKRFFGKTIQSGFHQRSIRWVIEGLADCAGIDSVVLEQELRDCPDLSQHIRVVESIGPCPMPPLVAAQHLDQSLIQQVQAALLHPDAELQTAMQKVGVKRFATMDWSDYQAIATIYNTAIQAGYEVIG
- the ftsH gene encoding ATP-dependent zinc metalloprotease FtsH; this encodes MNQKRTPKSVAWSGALIASLMMLPNILGGTPALAQRAEREISYGELIKRTEKGEVKKVELDETEQTAKVYLQGQKPDTPPLQVRLLNQNTELINKLKAKNVDFGEVSSANSRAAVGLLINLMWILPLVALMLLFLRRSTNSSSQAMNFGKSRARFQMEAKTGVKFDDVAGVEEAKEELQEVVTFLKQPERFTAVGARIPKGVLLVGPPGTGKTLLAKAIAGEASVPFFSISGSEFVEMFVGVGASRVRDLFKKAKENAPCLIFIDEIDAVGRQRGAGIGGGNDEREQTLNQLLTEMDGFEGNTGIIIIAATNRPDVLDAALLRPGRFDRQVMVDAPDLKGRLEILQVHARNKKIDESVSLDAIARRTPGFTGADLANLLNEAAILTARRRKEAITILEINDAVDRVVAGMEGTPLVDSKIKRLIGYHEVGYAIVGTLLKDHDPVQKVSLIPRGQSRGLTWFTPDEEHFLMSRSQLKARITAVLGGRAAEEVIFGLPEITGGMRENRKLEYATSIARQMVTQYGMSEIGQFSLEAPNSEVFLGRDWMSKSEYSEEIASQIDRKVREIVSQCYDTAKRLIQENRTLVDHLVETLIEQETIDGEQFRQIVSEHQDKQVVDAVTVAVPN